The following coding sequences lie in one Myxococcus xanthus genomic window:
- a CDS encoding glutamine amidotransferase has translation MRQPTAVKNVLLLKAGDAAEPVRVSVGDYDRWFLQTIGLSGYHFDIVLAHRGAPLPTRADGYDAVMMTGSPLSVTALDPWMKRAADFMVEAGERGTPVLGVCFGQQLLAHAYGGRVSRNPQGRETGSVEVTLTEAGKQDPLFDGVPERFIAQATHEDIVSHIPDGAQVLAGNANTAAQALAFRPNVRGVQFHPEAGVDTLRAVIEARREGLERASVARGAAPGEYVRQLLAGLTPSPAGRRILLNFLERFT, from the coding sequence ATGCGGCAACCTACGGCGGTGAAGAACGTCCTCTTGCTGAAAGCCGGTGACGCGGCCGAGCCCGTGCGCGTCTCCGTCGGCGATTACGACCGGTGGTTTCTGCAAACCATTGGACTGTCCGGCTACCACTTCGACATCGTGCTGGCGCACCGGGGCGCCCCCTTGCCCACGCGCGCGGATGGCTACGACGCGGTGATGATGACGGGCTCGCCGCTGTCGGTGACGGCGCTCGATCCGTGGATGAAGCGCGCCGCGGACTTCATGGTGGAGGCCGGTGAGCGGGGCACGCCCGTGCTGGGCGTGTGCTTCGGCCAGCAACTCCTGGCGCATGCGTATGGCGGCCGCGTCTCGCGCAATCCCCAGGGGCGGGAGACGGGCAGCGTCGAGGTGACGCTCACCGAGGCCGGAAAGCAGGACCCGCTCTTCGACGGCGTGCCGGAGCGCTTCATCGCGCAGGCGACGCACGAGGACATCGTCTCGCACATCCCCGACGGCGCGCAGGTGCTGGCGGGCAACGCGAACACGGCAGCGCAGGCGCTGGCCTTCCGCCCCAACGTGCGCGGCGTGCAGTTCCATCCAGAGGCCGGCGTGGACACCCTTCGCGCCGTCATCGAGGCCCGCCGGGAGGGCCTGGAGCGGGCCTCCGTTGCGCGAGGCGCCGCGCCCGGCGAATACGTCCGTCAGCTGCTGGCGGGCCTCACGCCCTCTCCCGCGGGCCGCAGAATCCTGCTGAACTTCCTCGAGCGCTTCACCTGA
- a CDS encoding AI-2E family transporter, translated as MSQQPSDSTASANRRKRLLLLGVLWLSMALVLLAFRSVVMPFAGAALIAYLVQPLVGRISRVKVAGRPVPRWAALLLIYAGFFVGVYLFIVALAPQLYRELSRVSREAVTFANTLTPEHVQELAQRAETWLSTRGIPVALSNRALEGADAGSSNGTFGFALDLEQFLGDAVKRVSILVQENLGDIVNVSRSIVTSVAAGVFMLFFVLMVAAFFSIDAHAIRHYFGTLIPPEYATDARQLLERIDRSLSGVVRGQVTICIVNGILTFMGLLLFGVKFAFLLATIATFFSLIPIFGTILSSVPIVLIALADGFQKGLAILAWIIGIHALEAYFLNPKIMGQAAHLHPVIVAFSLIAGERLFGLMGALFAVPVASVLVACFDYARLKAQPAPAVALATPGPLPAERQPPAA; from the coding sequence ATGTCGCAGCAGCCTTCGGACTCCACCGCCTCCGCCAACCGACGCAAGCGCCTGCTCCTCCTGGGAGTGCTGTGGCTGAGCATGGCGCTGGTCCTGTTGGCCTTCCGCTCGGTGGTGATGCCCTTCGCGGGCGCCGCGCTCATCGCCTATCTGGTGCAGCCGCTGGTGGGACGCATCTCCCGGGTGAAGGTGGCCGGCCGTCCGGTGCCGCGCTGGGCGGCGCTTCTGCTCATCTACGCCGGCTTCTTCGTGGGCGTGTACCTCTTCATCGTCGCGCTGGCGCCGCAGCTCTACCGCGAGCTGTCACGCGTCAGCCGTGAGGCGGTGACGTTCGCCAACACGCTCACCCCGGAGCACGTCCAGGAGCTCGCGCAGCGCGCGGAGACGTGGCTCAGCACGCGAGGCATTCCGGTGGCGCTCTCCAACCGCGCGCTGGAGGGCGCGGACGCGGGGAGCAGCAACGGAACCTTCGGCTTCGCGCTGGATTTGGAGCAGTTCCTGGGGGACGCGGTGAAGCGCGTGTCCATCCTGGTGCAGGAGAACCTGGGCGACATCGTCAACGTGTCCCGCAGCATCGTCACCAGCGTGGCCGCGGGCGTCTTCATGCTCTTCTTCGTGCTGATGGTGGCCGCGTTCTTCTCCATCGACGCGCACGCCATCCGCCACTACTTCGGCACACTGATTCCGCCGGAGTACGCCACCGACGCGCGGCAACTCCTGGAGCGCATCGACCGCTCGCTGTCCGGCGTGGTGCGCGGGCAGGTCACCATCTGCATCGTCAACGGCATCCTGACGTTCATGGGGCTGCTGCTGTTCGGCGTGAAGTTCGCGTTCCTGCTGGCGACCATCGCCACCTTCTTCAGCCTCATCCCGATTTTCGGCACCATCCTCAGCTCGGTGCCCATCGTCCTCATCGCGCTGGCGGACGGCTTCCAGAAGGGGCTGGCGATTCTGGCGTGGATCATCGGCATCCACGCCCTGGAGGCGTACTTCCTCAACCCCAAAATCATGGGGCAGGCGGCGCACCTGCACCCCGTCATCGTCGCCTTCTCCCTCATCGCCGGAGAGCGGCTCTTCGGGCTGATGGGCGCCCTCTTCGCGGTGCCCGTGGCGTCCGTCCTGGTGGCGTGCTTCGACTACGCGAGGCTCAAGGCCCAGCCCGCGCCCGCGGTGGCCCTGGCCACGCCCGGCCCGCTGCCCGCTGAACGTCAGCCGCCCGCCGCCTGA
- the rho gene encoding transcription termination factor Rho: MRKARTSREKAADTDVAVEADTEKPRRKRAAKTVERDEAEKPAPRARRSAARRDEESGAEVEEAPAEPPRPVLTPISRPVRDDDLQEARISGESEEPAASLPPAPEPPETPAITEVTRDGEPMQVIKLNDLKRMKITDLSKMAHDVGIEGYQGLKKQDLIFALLGGIADKRFEVHAEGVLELLSDGFGFLRSADSDYQPSPDDIYVSPSQVRRFNLRPGDTVTGPIRQPREGERFFALQKVDKVNFTDPMSDAARERILFDNLTPLYPTRKLKLEHESSEMTTRIIDMFCPIGLGQRCLIVAPPKAGKTVLLQNIAHAISRNHPDVYLIVLLVDERPEEVTDMERSVRGEVVSSTFDEPATRHVQVAEMVIDKAKRLVEQKYDVCILLDSITRLARAYNTVVPASGKILSGGVDANALHKPKRFFGAARNIEEGGSLTIIGTALIDTGSRMDEVIFEEFKGTGNSEIVLDRKLMEKRIFPTLDINKSGTRKEELLLGPGDLVRITALRQVLHPFTPIDAMEFVLKHMRPTASNADFLGSMNR, encoded by the coding sequence ATGCGTAAAGCCCGTACTTCGAGAGAGAAGGCTGCCGACACCGATGTCGCCGTCGAGGCCGACACGGAGAAGCCACGCCGCAAGCGCGCCGCGAAGACGGTGGAGCGGGACGAGGCTGAGAAGCCCGCCCCGCGCGCTCGCCGCAGCGCCGCCCGCCGCGACGAAGAGTCCGGCGCCGAGGTCGAGGAGGCCCCCGCCGAGCCGCCCCGTCCGGTGCTCACCCCCATCTCCCGCCCGGTGCGGGACGACGACCTCCAGGAGGCTCGCATCTCCGGCGAGTCCGAAGAGCCGGCCGCCTCCCTGCCGCCTGCTCCGGAGCCCCCTGAGACTCCCGCCATCACGGAAGTCACCCGGGACGGCGAGCCCATGCAGGTCATCAAGCTCAATGACCTGAAGCGGATGAAAATCACGGACCTCTCGAAGATGGCCCACGACGTGGGCATCGAGGGGTACCAGGGACTGAAGAAGCAGGACCTCATCTTCGCGCTGCTGGGCGGCATCGCCGACAAGCGCTTCGAGGTCCACGCGGAGGGCGTGCTGGAGCTGCTCAGCGACGGCTTCGGCTTCCTGCGCAGCGCGGACAGCGACTACCAGCCCAGCCCGGACGACATCTACGTGTCCCCGTCGCAGGTGCGCCGCTTCAACCTGCGCCCTGGCGACACGGTGACGGGCCCCATCCGCCAGCCCCGCGAGGGCGAGCGCTTCTTCGCGCTCCAGAAGGTGGACAAGGTCAACTTCACGGACCCGATGTCGGACGCGGCGCGCGAGCGCATCCTGTTCGACAACCTCACGCCGCTCTATCCGACGCGCAAGCTCAAGCTGGAGCATGAGTCGTCGGAGATGACCACGCGCATCATCGACATGTTCTGCCCCATCGGCCTGGGCCAGCGCTGCCTCATCGTGGCGCCGCCGAAGGCCGGTAAGACGGTGCTGCTGCAGAACATCGCGCACGCCATCAGCCGCAACCACCCGGACGTGTACCTCATCGTGCTGCTCGTGGACGAGCGCCCGGAAGAGGTGACGGACATGGAGCGCAGCGTGCGCGGCGAGGTGGTCTCCTCCACCTTCGACGAGCCCGCCACGCGCCACGTGCAGGTGGCGGAGATGGTCATCGACAAGGCCAAGCGCCTGGTCGAGCAGAAGTACGACGTCTGCATCCTGCTGGACTCCATCACCCGTCTGGCGCGCGCCTACAACACGGTGGTGCCCGCGTCCGGCAAGATTCTGTCCGGCGGCGTGGACGCCAACGCGCTCCACAAGCCCAAGCGCTTCTTCGGCGCCGCGCGCAACATCGAAGAGGGGGGCTCGCTGACCATCATCGGCACCGCGCTCATCGACACCGGCAGCCGTATGGACGAAGTCATCTTCGAGGAGTTCAAGGGCACGGGTAACTCCGAAATCGTCCTGGACCGGAAGCTGATGGAGAAGCGCATCTTCCCGACGCTGGACATCAACAAGTCCGGTACGCGCAAGGAGGAGCTGCTGCTCGGTCCGGGCGACCTGGTGCGCATCACCGCCCTGCGGCAGGTGCTCCACCCGTTCACCCCCATCGACGCGATGGAGTTCGTGCTCAAACACATGCGGCCCACCGCGTCGAATGCGGACTTCCTCGGGTCGATGAACCGGTAG